One Mycobacterium paraseoulense genomic window, CCGGTGAACAAGGCCACACCATCGCCGCGACCGACGCCCAACTCCGACAACATGTTCGCCGCGGCGCAGGACCGCCGCCGCATCTGTTCGAAGGTCACGTCGACGCCGGCTATCGACATCATCACCCGGTCGGGATGCTGTTGGGCGCGCCGATCGAGCACTGCCGTCACGGTGAAGCTGTCGACGCCGAAATCGGCGGGCCCGGGAGGTCCGCTCCGGTCGGGGCGCATCAGGTTTCCAGCGGCTTCCGCTCAGGCTTTCGCGGCCGCCGGGTCGGGTTGACCGTCGGCGGTGTAACCGAAATCGGACGTCGAGGGCTGCGTCCCGGGATAGAAGCGGTGCGCCCAGCGGCGAAGGGCGGCGTAATCGTGCGCCTCTTCGGGGGCCAGGTTGGGCTTTTCCAGGTACTTCATGTTCTCCCACGTGAAGAAGTCCTGTTTGATGACTTCTTGTTGCAGCGCCAGGAATTTGGCCGCCCGACCGGTCGGCACGTCGCCGGTGTCGCCCGGCTCCCGGACGGACGCCTGCGTGTAGAAGTAATCGGTGTAGTCCTGGTCGACCGGCGTCTGCCCGGTGACCTGAACCGTGGCCACCAGCTCGCTTGGGAATCGGACGACCCCCAGCCCCAGCGAGTAGTTGTCGTAGATGATCTTGGCGTCGACCGGCCCGTTGGGCGTCAGCCAGGTCGAGGCGCGGCCGCCCCCGAAGTGGGCGTTGACGGTGGCGTGAAGGTGATAACCGGACACCTCGAACGACGCTGTGGTGGCGGGGTTGGCGGCCTTGTGTACGTATTGCACGTGGTAGGGGTCGGCGGCGTTCTCGATGATCATCTGGGGGTGCACCTTGACACGGTTGACCATCTGGGTGTGCGGATGCAGCGGGTAGTACTCGTTGGTTTCCAGTTCGGGCAGCACCGGGGGCTGCCAGTACGGCGCCCGGCCGTGCCGCTCGTGCCACGCGAGGACGAAGCCGTACCACTCCATGCTGGGGTAGGTGCGGATGCGGACGTTGTTCTTGCATCCGATCTTGCTGTAGGGAATC contains:
- a CDS encoding Rieske 2Fe-2S domain-containing protein — protein: MTHTVSDPAADAAGDPSEQEFGQTGIALSTYRFPTGWFIVAFGSDLPAGQVKRAHYFGEELVIFRTESGQVHVMDAYCQHLGANLGVGGTVEGENIVCPWHGWRWRGDGSNALIPYSKIGCKNNVRIRTYPSMEWYGFVLAWHERHGRAPYWQPPVLPELETNEYYPLHPHTQMVNRVKVHPQMIIENAADPYHVQYVHKAANPATTASFEVSGYHLHATVNAHFGGGRASTWLTPNGPVDAKIIYDNYSLGLGVVRFPSELVATVQVTGQTPVDQDYTDYFYTQASVREPGDTGDVPTGRAAKFLALQQEVIKQDFFTWENMKYLEKPNLAPEEAHDYAALRRWAHRFYPGTQPSTSDFGYTADGQPDPAAAKA